A portion of the Anopheles marshallii chromosome X unlocalized genomic scaffold, idAnoMarsDA_429_01 X_unloc_1, whole genome shotgun sequence genome contains these proteins:
- the LOC128716766 gene encoding uncharacterized protein LOC128716766, whose product MQQGTQQQRWHQQDAVAATSQPPQATEGGSWVEVLRRKPPRQQVTEQQRQEQWPQLPQRQHAQWQQPHGQQPQRPQLQRPQAQQQAAASTVAKQSGGQQRQRKPKPYAIEIAPAEGQSWDEMYQLVRAAPELQKYNDQLGVGVRPRDRGWY is encoded by the coding sequence ATGCAGCAGGGCACTCAGCAGCAGCGTTGGCATCAGCAGGACGCGGTGGCGGCTACGAGCCAACCACCTCAGGCcacggaaggcggctcctgggtcGAAGTGTTGCGACGTAAGCCGCCACGTCAGCAGGTGACCGAGCAACAGCGGCAGGAACAGTGGCCGCAGCTCCCGCAACGGCAGCATGCGCAGTGGCAACAGCCGCATGGACAACAGCCGCAACGACCCCAGCTGCAACGGCCACAGGCGCAGCAGCAAGCAGCCGCTAGCACGGTAGCTAAGCAGTCGGGAGGACAGCAGCGTCAACGCAAGCCCAAGCCGTACGCCATCGAAATTGCTCCGGCGGAGGGTCAGAGCTGGGATGAAATGTACCAGCTGGTGCGAGCAGCTCCGGAGCTGCAAAAGTACAATGACCAGCTGGGGGTTGGTGTCAGACCACGCGATCGAGGCTGGTATTGA
- the LOC128716765 gene encoding uncharacterized protein LOC128716765, producing the protein MQQGTQQQRWHQQDAVAATSQPPQATEGGSWVEVLRRKPPRQQVTEQQRQEQWPQLPQRQHAQWQQPHGQQPQRPQLQRPQAQQQAAASTVAKQSGGQQRQRKPKPYAIEIAPAEGQSWDEMYQLVRAAPELQKYNDQLGVGVGPRDRGW; encoded by the coding sequence ATGCAGCAGGGCACTCAGCAGCAGCGTTGGCATCAGCAGGACGCGGTGGCGGCTACGAGCCAACCACCTCAGGCcacggaaggcggctcctgggtcGAAGTGTTGCGACGTAAGCCGCCACGTCAGCAGGTGACCGAGCAACAGCGGCAGGAACAGTGGCCGCAGCTCCCGCAACGGCAGCATGCGCAGTGGCAACAGCCGCATGGACAACAGCCGCAACGACCCCAGCTGCAACGGCCACAGGCGCAGCAGCAAGCAGCCGCTAGCACGGTAGCTAAGCAGTCGGGAGGACAGCAGCGTCAACGCAAGCCCAAGCCGTACGCCATCGAAATTGCTCCGGCGGAGGGTCAGAGCTGGGATGAAATGTACCAGCTGGTGCGAGCAGCTCCGGAGCTGCAAAAGTACAATGACCAGCTGGGGGTTGGTGTCGGACCACGCGATCGAGGCTGGTAA